The following proteins are encoded in a genomic region of Hymenobacter siberiensis:
- a CDS encoding prolyl oligopeptidase family serine peptidase, whose translation MKAVLPLAVLLAAASACRATTPPARNTLPNHQALTEATMPETGEPSRRAGLELPTPPPVKYPATRKTDFTDTYFGTKVADPYRWLEALDAPETKAWVTAENEVTFGYLKQIPFRDKIRERLTKIWNYERFGVPEQVGSELVFSKNDGLQNQAVLYRQRGAEEPQILLDPNKFSADGTTALAGTEFSNDHRYLAYATSGGGSDWHKVRILDVATSKLLPETLEWVKVSGTSWTKNGFYYGRYDAPKAGQNGLSGKNEFHKVYFHKLNTPQSADQLVYENAKMPLGFRFVNATEDERFLALTLTDGKADGNQLLVRDLADPKQAKTWTTLISSYEFNSNIIGNVGGEVLVYTNYKAPNYRVVRIDPKKPAEANWHDVLPESKNKLESVTQVGGRLVADYLNDASSQVKVYSELGKFEHDVKLPAIGTASGFGGRRDAKSVYYAFTSFTYPTTIYKYDLATNTSTVFRAPKVDVNPADYVTTQVFYPSKDGTKIPMFIIHKKGVELNGKNPTYLYAYGGFNISLTPGFSVARMLWLENGGVLAIPNLRGGGEYGESWHKAGMTPNKQNVFDDFIAAAEYLKTNKYTDYDHLAIAGGSNGGLLVGATMTQRPDLCKVALPAVGVMDMLRYQTFTIGWNWAPEYGTSADQKQFENLRKFSPLHNLAPAVYPATMITTADHDDRVVPAHSFKFAAALQAANTGPNPTLIRVDVNAGHGAGKSTKLQIDEWADVWSFCYANMGVTPEVK comes from the coding sequence ATGAAAGCTGTCTTACCTCTGGCCGTCCTGCTGGCGGCTGCTTCGGCCTGTCGCGCCACGACTCCGCCCGCCCGCAATACCCTTCCCAACCACCAGGCCCTCACCGAAGCCACCATGCCCGAAACCGGCGAGCCCAGCCGGCGAGCCGGCCTGGAATTACCCACTCCCCCGCCCGTGAAATATCCCGCCACCCGCAAAACCGACTTCACCGACACCTATTTCGGCACCAAAGTAGCCGACCCCTACCGCTGGCTCGAAGCCCTCGATGCGCCCGAAACCAAGGCCTGGGTGACCGCCGAAAACGAAGTGACCTTTGGTTATCTGAAGCAGATTCCGTTCCGGGACAAAATCCGGGAGCGGCTCACCAAAATCTGGAACTACGAGCGGTTTGGCGTGCCCGAGCAGGTGGGTTCCGAGCTGGTGTTCAGCAAGAACGACGGCCTGCAGAACCAGGCGGTGCTCTACCGCCAGCGCGGCGCGGAGGAGCCGCAAATCCTGCTCGACCCCAACAAGTTCTCGGCCGACGGCACCACCGCCCTGGCCGGCACCGAGTTCAGCAACGACCACCGCTACCTGGCCTACGCCACCAGCGGCGGCGGCTCCGACTGGCACAAGGTCCGCATCCTGGACGTGGCCACCAGCAAGCTGCTGCCCGAAACCCTGGAATGGGTGAAGGTATCGGGCACGTCGTGGACCAAAAACGGCTTCTACTACGGCCGCTACGATGCGCCCAAGGCCGGCCAAAACGGCCTTTCGGGCAAAAACGAGTTCCACAAAGTGTACTTCCACAAGCTGAACACGCCGCAGAGCGCCGACCAGCTGGTGTACGAAAACGCGAAAATGCCCCTGGGCTTCCGCTTCGTTAATGCCACGGAAGACGAGCGGTTCCTGGCCCTGACGCTCACCGATGGCAAGGCCGACGGCAACCAGCTGCTGGTGCGCGACCTAGCAGACCCCAAGCAGGCCAAAACCTGGACTACGCTCATTTCGAGCTACGAATTCAACAGCAACATCATCGGCAACGTGGGCGGCGAGGTGCTGGTGTACACCAACTACAAGGCCCCCAACTACCGCGTCGTCCGCATCGACCCGAAGAAGCCGGCTGAAGCCAACTGGCACGACGTGCTGCCCGAAAGCAAGAACAAGCTGGAGAGCGTGACGCAAGTAGGCGGCCGCCTGGTTGCTGATTATCTGAACGATGCCAGCTCGCAGGTGAAAGTCTATTCCGAGCTGGGCAAGTTTGAGCACGATGTGAAGCTGCCGGCCATCGGCACGGCCAGCGGCTTCGGCGGCCGGCGCGATGCCAAGTCGGTGTACTACGCTTTCACCTCGTTCACCTACCCCACCACCATCTACAAATACGACCTCGCCACCAACACCAGCACGGTTTTCCGCGCCCCGAAGGTGGACGTGAACCCAGCCGATTACGTGACGACGCAGGTGTTCTACCCGAGTAAGGACGGCACGAAAATCCCCATGTTCATCATCCACAAAAAAGGGGTTGAATTGAACGGCAAGAACCCCACCTACCTCTACGCCTACGGCGGATTCAACATCTCGCTCACGCCGGGCTTCTCGGTGGCACGCATGCTGTGGCTGGAAAACGGCGGCGTGCTGGCCATCCCCAACCTGCGCGGGGGCGGCGAATACGGCGAATCCTGGCACAAAGCCGGCATGACGCCCAACAAGCAAAACGTGTTCGACGACTTCATTGCCGCCGCCGAGTACCTGAAAACCAACAAGTACACCGACTATGACCACCTCGCCATCGCGGGCGGCTCCAACGGCGGCCTGCTCGTAGGCGCAACCATGACGCAGCGCCCCGACCTGTGCAAAGTGGCCCTGCCCGCCGTGGGCGTGATGGATATGCTCCGCTACCAGACCTTCACCATCGGCTGGAACTGGGCTCCCGAATACGGCACCTCGGCCGACCAGAAGCAGTTCGAGAACCTGCGCAAGTTCTCGCCCCTGCACAACCTGGCCCCGGCCGTGTACCCCGCCACCATGATTACCACCGCCGACCACGACGACCGGGTGGTACCCGCCCACTCCTTCAAGTTTGCCGCCGCCCTGCAAGCTGCCAACACCGGCCCCAACCCCACCCTGATTCGAGTTGATGTGAACGCCGGCCACGGCGCGGGCAAAAGCACCAAGCTACAGATTGATGAGTGGGCCGACGTGTGGAGCTTCTGCTACGCCAACATGGGCGTAACGCCGGAAGTGAAATAA
- a CDS encoding DUF4397 domain-containing protein, whose protein sequence is MKTSLVFRRAIQAILPATLLLAACSKSDTPTPTPAADTGKIVFINAASHVAPTTLKFLIDNSEKASLAYGASSGGYQTIQTGARPLQVTASGQVAFTQSLALDKDKNYTFVAAPAQSSSVVGGLIFPDDLTITDATKARIRVINLGQSVTNPIRLSQITTTVNGPVVADVVSNVGASVASPFVNVTANTYSLSILDANGTTIAQVGDGTGAGTGTKNYEAGKSYTVLVSGTNGSLNNDQKLKAFVLQNN, encoded by the coding sequence ATGAAAACATCCCTCGTATTTCGCCGCGCTATTCAGGCTATTTTGCCGGCTACGCTGCTGCTGGCCGCGTGTAGCAAGAGCGACACGCCCACGCCAACACCGGCTGCAGATACCGGAAAAATTGTATTCATCAATGCTGCCTCCCACGTTGCGCCCACCACGCTGAAGTTCCTGATTGATAACTCAGAGAAAGCTTCGCTGGCTTATGGCGCCAGCAGCGGGGGCTACCAGACCATCCAGACCGGTGCGCGGCCTTTGCAGGTGACTGCAAGCGGGCAGGTGGCTTTTACGCAGTCACTTGCGCTCGATAAAGACAAAAACTACACGTTTGTAGCTGCGCCCGCGCAGTCTTCCTCGGTGGTAGGCGGCTTGATCTTCCCCGATGACCTGACCATTACGGATGCCACCAAAGCCCGCATCCGGGTTATCAATTTGGGCCAGAGCGTTACCAACCCCATTCGGTTATCGCAAATCACCACCACGGTTAACGGGCCGGTAGTTGCCGATGTGGTGAGTAATGTTGGTGCCAGCGTTGCTTCGCCATTCGTGAACGTAACGGCCAATACCTACAGTCTCTCCATTCTTGATGCAAATGGCACCACCATCGCCCAAGTGGGTGATGGTACGGGTGCCGGCACGGGCACCAAAAACTATGAAGCCGGTAAAAGCTACACCGTACTGGTGAGCGGCACCAATGGAAGCCTGAACAACGACCAGAAGCTCAAAGCTTTCGTTTTGCAGAATAATTAG
- a CDS encoding TPM domain-containing protein, with translation MTSPLTPAQDAALVAAIRQAEITTSGEIRVHIEDNCPTPEPLDRAAQVFGELDMHKTAARNGVLFYLAWQSRQFAVVGDSGINAAVPDDFWETTKEAVLNQFRHENYVLGLEQGIKMVGEQLKRYFPYDAATDQNELDDSISFGGQKPSSDA, from the coding sequence ATGACTTCTCCTCTCACTCCCGCCCAGGATGCGGCGCTGGTAGCGGCCATCCGGCAGGCCGAAATCACGACTTCCGGCGAAATCCGGGTGCATATCGAAGATAACTGCCCCACACCCGAGCCGCTGGACCGCGCCGCCCAGGTGTTTGGGGAGTTGGACATGCACAAAACCGCCGCTCGTAACGGCGTGCTTTTTTACCTGGCCTGGCAGAGCCGGCAGTTTGCCGTGGTGGGCGACTCGGGCATCAATGCTGCCGTGCCCGACGACTTCTGGGAAACCACCAAAGAAGCCGTGCTAAATCAGTTTCGGCACGAAAACTACGTGCTGGGCCTGGAGCAGGGTATCAAAATGGTGGGCGAGCAGCTGAAGCGCTACTTCCCCTACGATGCCGCTACCGACCAGAACGAGCTGGACGATTCCATTTCTTTCGGCGGCCAAAAACCGTCTTCCGACGCATGA
- a CDS encoding LemA family protein: MKRFLLYFAGLALLLTQSSCGYNGMVTRDQAVKAQAGNVQSSYQRRNDLIGNLVNTVKGAAKFEQGTLTSVIEARAKATSVQLNANDLTPENIKKFQEAQSQMSAGLGRLLAVSENYPDLKANANFQELQAQIEGTENRINVERNKFNAVTNDYNTFTRSFPNNLFAGMFGFPPKPYFEADAAASKAPTVQF; encoded by the coding sequence ATGAAACGCTTTCTTCTCTATTTCGCGGGCCTGGCCCTGTTGCTCACCCAGTCGTCGTGCGGCTACAACGGCATGGTGACGCGCGACCAGGCCGTGAAGGCCCAGGCCGGCAACGTGCAAAGCTCCTATCAGCGCCGCAACGACCTCATTGGCAACTTAGTGAACACCGTGAAAGGGGCTGCCAAGTTCGAGCAAGGCACCCTCACCAGCGTGATTGAGGCCCGCGCCAAGGCCACCAGCGTGCAGCTGAATGCCAACGACCTGACGCCCGAAAACATCAAGAAATTCCAGGAAGCCCAGAGCCAGATGTCGGCCGGGCTGGGCCGCCTGCTGGCCGTGTCCGAAAACTACCCCGACCTGAAGGCCAACGCCAACTTCCAGGAGCTGCAGGCCCAGATTGAGGGCACCGAAAACCGCATCAACGTAGAGCGCAACAAGTTCAACGCCGTCACCAACGACTACAACACGTTCACGCGCTCGTTCCCCAACAACCTGTTTGCCGGCATGTTCGGCTTCCCGCCCAAGCCCTATTTCGAGGCCGACGCGGCCGCCAGCAAGGCCCCGACTGTTCAATTTTAA
- the ahcY gene encoding adenosylhomocysteinase, with product MVETTTKTYVPYKVKDMELAAWGRKEIRLAEAEMPGLMSLREEFGASQPFKGARIAGCLHMTIQTAVLIETLKALGAEVTWSSCNIFSTQDHAAAAIAAAGGAVYAWKDMTEEQFNWCIEQTLFFGEDRKPLNMILDDGGDLTNMVLNNYPELAAGIKGVSEETTTGVLRLYERVKNGTLSFPAINVNDSVTKSKFDNKYGCKESAVDAIRRATDVMMAGKVAVVAGYGDVGKGTAASLSGAGARVIVTEIDPICALQAAMDGYAVKKLANAVKEADIVVTATGNCDILTEEHFRSLKDKAIVCNIGHFDDEIDMAWLNGNYGHTKDTVKPQVDIYNIEGKEVIILAEGRLVNLGCATGHPSFVMSASFTNQVLAQLELWERNDQYTNQVYTLPKHLDEKVARLHLAKIGVELDELTTHQADYIKVTVEGPFKSDLYRY from the coding sequence ATGGTGGAAACCACGACGAAGACGTACGTTCCGTACAAAGTAAAGGACATGGAGCTGGCCGCATGGGGCCGCAAGGAAATCCGCCTGGCCGAAGCCGAAATGCCCGGTTTGATGAGTCTGCGCGAGGAGTTTGGCGCATCGCAGCCCTTCAAAGGCGCGCGCATTGCCGGCTGCCTGCACATGACTATTCAAACGGCGGTCCTCATCGAAACCCTCAAGGCACTGGGAGCGGAGGTAACCTGGTCGTCATGCAACATCTTCTCAACCCAGGACCACGCCGCCGCTGCCATTGCCGCCGCTGGCGGAGCAGTGTACGCCTGGAAGGACATGACTGAAGAGCAGTTCAACTGGTGTATCGAGCAGACGCTGTTTTTCGGCGAGGACCGCAAGCCGCTGAACATGATTCTGGACGACGGCGGCGACCTCACCAACATGGTGCTGAACAATTACCCCGAGCTGGCCGCCGGCATCAAAGGTGTGAGCGAAGAGACGACGACCGGCGTGCTACGCCTGTACGAGCGCGTGAAAAACGGCACGCTGTCCTTCCCCGCCATCAACGTGAACGACTCGGTAACAAAGTCGAAATTCGACAACAAGTACGGCTGCAAAGAATCGGCTGTGGACGCTATCCGCCGGGCTACCGACGTGATGATGGCCGGCAAAGTGGCCGTAGTGGCCGGCTACGGTGACGTAGGAAAAGGCACTGCCGCTTCGCTGAGCGGCGCGGGTGCCCGCGTTATCGTGACCGAAATTGACCCCATCTGTGCCCTGCAGGCAGCTATGGACGGCTACGCCGTGAAGAAGCTGGCAAATGCCGTGAAGGAAGCCGACATCGTGGTGACGGCTACCGGCAACTGCGACATTCTGACGGAGGAGCATTTCCGCAGCCTGAAGGACAAAGCCATTGTTTGCAACATCGGTCACTTCGATGATGAGATTGACATGGCGTGGCTGAATGGCAACTACGGCCACACCAAGGACACGGTGAAGCCGCAGGTGGACATCTACAACATCGAAGGCAAAGAGGTGATTATCCTCGCCGAAGGTCGCCTCGTGAACCTGGGCTGCGCCACTGGCCACCCCTCGTTCGTGATGTCGGCTTCGTTCACCAACCAGGTGCTGGCCCAATTGGAGCTATGGGAGCGCAACGACCAGTACACCAACCAGGTGTACACCCTGCCCAAGCACCTCGATGAAAAGGTAGCCCGCCTGCACCTCGCCAAAATCGGCGTGGAGCTGGACGAGCTGACTACGCACCAGGCTGACTACATCAAGGTAACGGTGGAAGGTCCGTTCAAGTCGGACCTGTACCGCTACTAG
- a CDS encoding sugar phosphate nucleotidyltransferase — translation MKAVIPVAGIGSRLRPHTHTQPKSLVPVAGNTILGHIIDRLQAAGLTEFVFIVGYLGDKIVRYVRRQYPELKATFVVQEPREGIGHALWLAREEFRHDPDGVLIMLGDTIVDVDLPALMATPGSVLAVKEVKTPSMFGLVETGASGRVNKVVEKPKIPKSNFAMVGLYKLAYPEKLAEALEWLIDSETRTHGEFQLTDALMHLIEEGEVMSTCPVDNWFDCGRKETLLEANARLLNRPEFLEGHDYSEYPDTVIIPPVSIGRDCQISHSIIGPNVAIGDKTIVKNCILSDSIIGSYSELKAAVMHDCIVGSDASFRGMNHSLNIGDNTEIDYS, via the coding sequence ATGAAAGCTGTTATTCCCGTTGCCGGCATTGGCTCGCGCCTGCGCCCCCACACCCACACCCAGCCCAAAAGCCTGGTACCGGTGGCCGGCAATACCATTCTGGGCCACATCATTGACCGCCTGCAGGCCGCCGGCCTCACCGAATTTGTGTTCATCGTGGGCTACCTGGGCGATAAAATTGTGCGCTACGTGCGCCGCCAGTACCCCGAGCTAAAGGCCACGTTTGTGGTGCAGGAGCCGCGCGAGGGCATCGGCCACGCCCTGTGGCTGGCCCGCGAAGAATTCCGCCACGACCCCGACGGCGTGCTCATCATGCTCGGCGACACCATTGTGGACGTGGACCTGCCCGCCCTCATGGCCACGCCCGGCTCGGTGCTGGCCGTGAAGGAGGTGAAAACCCCCAGCATGTTCGGCCTGGTCGAAACCGGGGCCAGCGGCCGCGTGAACAAGGTGGTGGAGAAGCCCAAAATCCCGAAATCGAACTTCGCCATGGTGGGCCTCTACAAGCTGGCCTACCCCGAAAAGCTGGCCGAGGCCCTTGAATGGCTCATCGATTCGGAAACGCGCACCCACGGCGAGTTTCAGCTCACCGATGCGCTCATGCACCTCATCGAAGAGGGCGAGGTGATGTCCACTTGCCCGGTCGACAACTGGTTCGATTGCGGCCGCAAGGAAACCCTGCTCGAAGCCAACGCCCGCCTGCTGAACCGCCCCGAGTTTCTGGAAGGTCACGACTACTCCGAATACCCCGATACCGTGATTATTCCGCCGGTCAGCATCGGGCGCGACTGCCAGATTTCGCATTCCATCATCGGCCCCAACGTGGCCATCGGCGACAAAACCATCGTCAAAAACTGCATCCTCAGCGACTCCATCATCGGCAGCTATTCCGAGCTGAAAGCCGCCGTAATGCACGACTGCATCGTGGGCTCCGACGCCTCGTTCCGGGGCATGAACCACTCGCTGAACATCGGGGATAATACCGAAATCGACTACAGCTAG
- a CDS encoding LLM class flavin-dependent oxidoreductase, with protein MQIGISSFGEIAPANLAGQDHAAAQRMQELLAMGKLADETGLDVFALGEHHRPDFIISAPEVILAAVAAITKRIRLSSAVTVLSSVDPVRTFQNFATVDLISNGRAEIIAGRGSFIESFPLFGQDLKDYDALFIEKLQLLLKINDNEVVTWQGKHRAAIDAKGVYPRPAQPKIPVWIGVGGTPASVIRAGQLGLPLTIAILGGAPAQYVPFAELYRESAQKAGHNVAALQLAINCHLHLADTAEQARDEFFPPYSQLMNRIGRERGWSPMDRRHFDYLCGPQGPLLVGSPEDIIAKLLYQRQLFNNTRFLAQLVIEGISHQSVLRSIELLGTQVAPAIRTTD; from the coding sequence ATGCAAATAGGCATCAGCTCTTTCGGCGAAATCGCCCCGGCTAACCTCGCCGGCCAAGACCATGCCGCCGCGCAACGCATGCAGGAGCTGCTGGCCATGGGTAAGCTGGCCGATGAAACCGGCCTCGACGTTTTCGCCCTCGGCGAACACCACCGCCCCGACTTCATCATCTCGGCTCCCGAAGTTATTCTGGCCGCCGTGGCCGCCATCACCAAGCGCATCCGCCTGAGCAGCGCCGTTACCGTCCTCAGCTCCGTCGACCCAGTTCGCACCTTCCAGAACTTCGCTACCGTCGACCTCATTTCCAACGGCCGGGCCGAGATTATTGCCGGACGGGGCTCCTTCATCGAGTCGTTCCCGCTCTTCGGGCAGGATTTGAAGGATTATGACGCGCTGTTCATTGAGAAGCTCCAGCTGCTGCTGAAAATCAATGATAACGAAGTCGTGACCTGGCAAGGCAAACACCGCGCCGCCATCGATGCCAAAGGCGTGTACCCGCGCCCCGCGCAGCCCAAAATCCCGGTCTGGATTGGCGTGGGCGGCACACCGGCTTCCGTTATTCGGGCCGGGCAGCTGGGGCTGCCACTCACCATTGCCATTCTCGGCGGCGCGCCCGCGCAGTACGTGCCGTTTGCCGAGCTCTACCGCGAATCGGCCCAGAAAGCCGGCCACAACGTGGCCGCGCTCCAACTCGCCATCAACTGCCACCTGCACCTGGCCGACACCGCCGAGCAGGCCCGCGACGAATTCTTCCCGCCCTACTCGCAGCTCATGAACCGCATCGGCCGCGAGCGCGGCTGGTCGCCCATGGACCGCCGGCATTTCGACTACCTCTGCGGCCCGCAAGGCCCACTGCTGGTGGGCAGCCCCGAGGATATCATCGCCAAGCTGCTCTACCAGCGCCAGTTGTTCAACAACACCCGGTTCCTGGCCCAGCTTGTCATCGAAGGAATCTCGCACCAGAGTGTATTGCGTTCCATCGAGCTGTTGGGTACGCAGGTAGCGCCGGCCATCCGGACCACGGATTAG